From the genome of Turicibacter faecis, one region includes:
- a CDS encoding zinc dependent phospholipase C family protein, which yields MIANTHRLIGEFLYNQLSPTNQNHIHKEWFMYGNIKPDISQKYLRMSHYYRDNREIIFSMLNHLLTHPVSVKHFSEHLGVIIHFFCDYACVYHANDYLYEHHSLAKHIKYEVKLHRYAKIKFQKMDPVKAIPFKDVQEIQYYVSELTRGMNEVPLIRSVSQDFEDMVVLALSVMQYVITHFEFNKLLVTDYPKRSKI from the coding sequence ATGATAGCAAATACCCATCGATTAATTGGAGAATTTCTGTATAATCAGTTATCTCCTACTAATCAAAATCATATTCATAAAGAATGGTTCATGTATGGAAATATTAAACCTGATATTAGTCAGAAATACTTAAGGATGAGCCATTATTATCGGGATAATAGGGAAATTATTTTTTCCATGCTCAATCATTTACTGACACATCCGGTTAGTGTGAAACATTTTTCTGAACATTTGGGGGTCATTATTCACTTTTTCTGTGATTACGCGTGTGTTTACCATGCAAACGACTATTTATATGAACATCATTCATTAGCAAAACATATAAAATACGAAGTTAAATTACACCGATATGCCAAAATTAAATTTCAAAAAATGGATCCCGTAAAAGCTATTCCTTTCAAGGATGTTCAAGAGATTCAGTACTATGTTTCTGAGTTAACTCGTGGTATGAATGAGGTTCCGTTAATAAGGAGTGTATCGCAAGATTTCGAAGATATGGTGGTACTTGCTTTATCAGTGATGCAATATGTGATAACACACTTTGAATTTAATAAATTACTCGTGACTGATTATCCAAAAAGGAGTAAAATTTAG
- a CDS encoding tRNA1(Val) (adenine(37)-N6)-methyltransferase has product MSGKEYLLKENEVLNDLLGYDGLKIIQHPEMFNFSLDSTLLGNYATLNKNAHKVVDLCTGNAPIPLFLSLRNSNIKIIGVEIQDVSHDLASRNVAVNGLENQIEIIKGDLKGINEKIGRFSYDVVTCNPPYFKVNPDSNLNKNDYLTIARHEVLATLDDVVKEASLLLKQGGRFAMVHRPDRLIDIIETFRKYKIEPKRMRLVYPRIHREANVLLIEGIKGGKAGNLRIENPLFVYENETSVNYSQEILDLFMLGKKEEASQ; this is encoded by the coding sequence ATGTCAGGTAAAGAGTACTTGTTAAAAGAAAATGAAGTTTTAAATGATTTATTAGGGTACGATGGTTTAAAGATTATCCAACATCCTGAAATGTTTAATTTTTCATTAGATTCGACCCTTTTAGGAAATTATGCCACATTAAATAAAAATGCTCATAAGGTTGTTGATTTGTGCACAGGTAATGCCCCGATTCCTTTATTTTTATCCCTTCGTAATTCAAACATTAAAATTATAGGGGTTGAAATTCAGGATGTTTCCCACGATTTAGCTAGTCGTAATGTGGCCGTTAACGGTTTAGAGAATCAAATTGAAATTATAAAAGGTGATTTAAAAGGGATTAATGAGAAAATCGGAAGATTTTCTTATGATGTTGTAACGTGTAATCCTCCTTATTTTAAGGTCAATCCCGATAGTAATTTGAATAAAAATGATTACTTAACTATTGCCCGTCATGAGGTATTAGCCACACTCGATGATGTAGTGAAGGAGGCCTCATTGTTGCTTAAACAAGGGGGGAGATTTGCAATGGTTCATCGCCCAGATAGATTGATTGATATTATAGAAACATTTAGAAAATATAAAATTGAACCCAAACGAATGAGATTAGTATATCCGCGTATTCATCGGGAAGCAAACGTACTTTTAATCGAGGGAATTAAAGGGGGAAAGGCCGGAAACCTTCGAATTGAAAATCCTTTATTCGTTTATGAAAATGAAACAAGTGTTAATTACAGTCAAGAAATTTTAGATTTATTTATGTTGGGTAAGAAAGAAGAGGCGTCTCAATAA
- the alr gene encoding alanine racemase, which translates to MQEFYRDTWAEIDLDAIAYNVKQIKRIHPTKSLFVVVKANGYGHGDVEVSKVAIEAGANCLAVSGLDEALRLRQSGIEVPILVLGMTRLKDVPLAARHNISLTAHDKMWINQLVQLPLKEKIKVHLKVDSGMHRLGLMDSDQVKECYEDLCRASMVEIEGIFTHMATADCDSEYLDYQIRQFRHLIKELDLTGVKYVHLENTATLLQKEFQFDHGIRLGLGLYGINPDEDFIPISFDLKPALKLFSNVVQVKKIKKGDKVGYGATYEASEDEWIGVVPIGYADGWIRLHQGRNVIVNGVECEIVGRVCMDQMMIRLPNPIPMGTVVTLIGEGMPVERVAREIGTISYEILCLISDRVPRVYKKDGKIIAVKKMRFE; encoded by the coding sequence ATGCAAGAGTTTTATCGTGATACATGGGCGGAGATCGATTTAGACGCTATCGCTTATAATGTAAAACAAATTAAAAGAATACATCCGACAAAATCACTTTTTGTTGTTGTAAAGGCAAACGGATATGGTCACGGGGATGTAGAAGTGTCTAAAGTAGCAATAGAGGCAGGAGCAAATTGTCTAGCAGTTAGTGGATTAGATGAGGCATTACGTCTACGTCAATCAGGAATTGAAGTCCCAATCTTAGTCCTGGGAATGACTCGCCTAAAAGATGTTCCATTGGCAGCCCGCCATAATATCTCATTGACCGCTCATGATAAAATGTGGATTAACCAATTAGTACAATTGCCATTAAAGGAAAAGATTAAGGTTCATTTAAAAGTTGATAGTGGGATGCATCGGCTAGGGTTGATGGATAGTGATCAAGTTAAAGAATGTTATGAGGACCTTTGTCGAGCTTCAATGGTTGAGATTGAAGGTATATTTACGCATATGGCGACAGCGGATTGTGATAGCGAGTATTTAGATTACCAAATCCGTCAGTTTAGGCATCTCATCAAGGAATTAGATTTAACGGGTGTCAAATACGTTCATTTAGAAAATACTGCAACACTATTACAAAAAGAATTTCAATTTGATCACGGAATTCGTTTGGGTCTAGGGCTTTATGGTATTAATCCGGATGAAGACTTCATTCCAATTTCATTTGACCTAAAACCTGCCTTAAAATTATTTTCTAATGTTGTACAAGTAAAAAAAATTAAAAAGGGAGATAAGGTAGGCTATGGTGCGACCTATGAGGCTTCTGAGGACGAATGGATTGGTGTAGTTCCTATTGGATATGCCGATGGATGGATTAGACTACATCAGGGAAGAAATGTGATTGTTAATGGAGTTGAGTGCGAAATAGTTGGTCGGGTGTGTATGGACCAGATGATGATTCGTTTGCCGAATCCTATTCCAATGGGAACAGTTGTCACCCTAATTGGTGAAGGAATGCCTGTAGAGCGTGTCGCACGAGAAATTGGAACGATTAGTTATGAAATCTTATGTTTAATTAGTGATCGCGTTCCTCGAGTTTATAAGAAGGATGGTAAAATTATAGCCGTAAAAAAAATGAGATTTGAATAG
- the cls gene encoding cardiolipin synthase, whose translation MKRSIALITLAIITFLVYCLSFYYSSVVDSVAIATGSLVYIGLSVLSILVWLIIFIYSDSKNKLPWLFVIALFPVLGLILYIMVGNGFRETYRYHRRMKQLGDDYLSPVCDFDHSQVKTVLSDEACRLVKLNKMTAINDISFRSKTRILTNGEQKFPVLLEAIKNAQQFIFLEYYIFHSDEMGMRVVNALIDRAQAGVEVRVLIDAMGSSKRMSQSTISLMRRSGIKFAEFDPVWIPILSNKINHRNHRKILVVDGKVAITGGINIGDEYIHRSVKFGFWRDTSILIEGEAVHDFSVLFAGDWFFATGERLEDERYFYFTKCEEDGGVQVVDSGPTSAIAPIKQTIFRMIMDANQSIYMITPYLIPDFDVIMALKNAALSGIDVRIIVPGRPDKKFVYYATQSYFEALLAVGVRIYTYDGVFCHAKVVIVDGKIATVGTANLDIRSFYLNFEVNVMLYETQSIQSLLNDFNIDFSRSTEIIYQDWKNRSIKDRTLQSLAQLFSAVM comes from the coding sequence GTGAAACGATCAATTGCATTAATAACTTTAGCCATAATAACATTTCTCGTTTACTGTTTAAGCTTTTACTATTCATCCGTTGTGGATAGCGTTGCGATTGCGACGGGGAGCCTGGTTTATATAGGGCTTTCTGTACTCTCTATATTAGTCTGGTTAATTATCTTTATTTATTCTGATTCAAAAAACAAACTTCCGTGGTTATTTGTAATCGCGTTATTTCCCGTGTTAGGTTTAATTCTATATATAATGGTCGGAAATGGATTTAGAGAGACTTATAGGTACCATCGACGAATGAAACAATTGGGGGATGACTACCTTAGTCCGGTTTGTGATTTTGACCATTCACAAGTTAAAACGGTGTTGAGCGATGAAGCTTGCAGACTTGTTAAACTAAATAAAATGACTGCTATAAATGATATTTCCTTTCGTTCTAAAACACGTATTCTTACAAATGGAGAGCAAAAATTTCCCGTTTTATTAGAGGCGATTAAAAATGCCCAACAGTTTATTTTCTTAGAATATTATATTTTTCATAGCGATGAGATGGGAATGCGTGTTGTTAATGCACTAATTGATAGAGCTCAGGCCGGGGTAGAGGTGAGAGTTTTAATTGATGCTATGGGTTCTTCAAAGAGAATGTCGCAGTCAACCATCTCGTTAATGAGACGGTCTGGAATTAAATTTGCAGAATTTGATCCTGTGTGGATCCCAATTTTATCGAATAAAATAAATCACCGGAATCATCGAAAAATATTAGTAGTTGATGGAAAGGTGGCAATTACTGGCGGAATTAACATTGGGGATGAATATATCCACCGTTCGGTTAAGTTTGGATTTTGGAGAGATACATCCATTTTAATAGAGGGAGAAGCAGTGCATGATTTTTCTGTTTTATTTGCAGGTGATTGGTTCTTTGCAACAGGGGAACGCCTAGAAGATGAACGTTATTTTTATTTTACTAAATGTGAGGAGGATGGCGGCGTCCAGGTCGTGGATTCTGGTCCAACATCAGCCATCGCACCCATAAAGCAAACTATTTTTCGGATGATTATGGATGCTAATCAAAGTATCTATATGATTACTCCCTATTTAATTCCTGACTTTGATGTCATTATGGCTTTAAAAAATGCTGCCTTATCGGGGATTGATGTCAGAATTATTGTTCCTGGAAGACCGGATAAGAAATTTGTCTATTATGCTACACAATCTTACTTTGAAGCATTGTTAGCTGTAGGGGTTCGTATTTATACTTATGATGGTGTATTTTGTCATGCTAAAGTCGTCATTGTAGATGGGAAAATAGCAACGGTTGGAACGGCTAATTTAGATATTAGAAGTTTTTATTTAAATTTCGAGGTGAATGTGATGCTATATGAAACGCAATCTATTCAATCTCTATTGAATGATTTTAATATTGACTTTTCTCGATCAACTGAAATAATTTATCAGGATTGGAAAAATAGATCGATTAAAGATCGGACGTTACAATCTTTAGCGCAGTTGTTTTCCGCAGTTATGTAG
- the rsmI gene encoding 16S rRNA (cytidine(1402)-2'-O)-methyltransferase, whose product MEIQKSFKQEGASLYLVATPIGNLGDMTPRCIETLKSVDLIAAEDTRHTKKLCHAFEIETPLTSYHEHNKDSKGNQIIALLEEGKNIALVSDAGLPCISDPGYEIVADAIKAGYAVVPIPGANAALSALIASGLVPQPFLFYGFLNRVKSKKKKELEDLKYQPFTTIYYESPHRIKETLQVMLEILGNRRVVIARELTKQYEEFIRGTIQEILEVADELRGEMVVIVEGTTEKKEEVVWWQDLDIIEHVNYYIEQGHSPNESIKRVAKERKLAKNEVYRTFHIN is encoded by the coding sequence ATGGAGATTCAAAAAAGCTTTAAACAAGAGGGTGCGAGTTTATACTTAGTAGCGACCCCTATTGGAAACTTAGGAGATATGACCCCTCGTTGTATTGAAACATTAAAATCTGTAGATTTAATTGCGGCAGAAGATACGAGACATACTAAAAAATTATGTCATGCTTTTGAAATTGAGACTCCTTTAACTAGTTATCATGAACATAATAAGGATTCGAAAGGCAACCAAATAATCGCATTACTCGAAGAGGGGAAAAATATAGCCCTGGTGAGTGATGCGGGATTGCCATGTATTTCGGATCCAGGTTATGAAATTGTTGCAGACGCGATTAAGGCAGGTTACGCTGTTGTTCCTATTCCTGGTGCAAATGCAGCCTTGTCCGCACTAATTGCTTCGGGTCTCGTTCCCCAACCCTTTCTTTTTTATGGGTTTTTAAACCGCGTTAAATCAAAGAAGAAAAAGGAATTAGAGGATTTAAAATATCAACCTTTTACAACAATCTATTACGAATCGCCACATCGTATTAAGGAAACTCTTCAAGTTATGTTAGAGATTCTTGGAAATCGACGTGTTGTGATTGCCCGAGAGTTAACTAAGCAGTATGAGGAGTTTATTCGTGGAACTATACAAGAAATTCTTGAGGTGGCGGATGAATTACGTGGCGAGATGGTTGTTATTGTTGAAGGAACGACCGAGAAGAAAGAAGAGGTTGTCTGGTGGCAAGATTTAGATATCATTGAGCACGTAAATTACTACATTGAACAGGGCCATAGTCCTAATGAAAGTATTAAACGTGTTGCTAAAGAACGTAAACTAGCAAAAAATGAAGTTTATCGTACATTTCATATAAATTAG
- the metG gene encoding methionine--tRNA ligase, producing MSKPTFYITTPIYYPSGRFHIGTAYTTVASDAMARYKRARGFDVRFLTGMDEHGQKIQEKAMEAGKDPQLYVDEIADAAKKLWEMMDITNDDFIRTTEKRHEEIVEKIFSIFMENGDIYKGNYEGLYCTPCEAYFTPTQLVDGKCPDCGREVKVVKEESYFFNMQKYAPRLMEYYNENPDFILPESRKNEMVNNFIKPGLQDLSVSRTTFDWGVKVPGDPKHVIYVWVDALSNYITSLGYGSDNEELFNKYWPADVHVVGKDIVRFHTIYWPIFLMALGLPLPKKIFAHGFIMMKDGKMSKSKGNVVYPEMLIERYGLDAVRYFLLRELPFGQDGVFSPESFVERVNFDLANDLGNLLNRTVSMINKYFDGVIPTYKGQVAEFDQTLEEFVNTTVTKVEENFEEMQFSAVLSDIWSLVARTNKYIDETAPWVLAKEEANTDKLASVMLHLVESLRQIAIMIEPFMPRTTPQIFAQLGIHQQDVMNWNSLKQFNKLSEGTKVVSKGTPIFPRLEVEVEVEYIKEQMSKSVATNTEKAAETKNEQPKEEKALIGIEDFTKVEIKIGQIKECKQHPKADRLLVSQIDLGTEVRQIVSGIAEHYKPEQLVGRKVLVVTNLKPVKLRGELSEGMVLAASNDGLLTLPTIMDELPNGSLVK from the coding sequence GTGAGTAAGCCGACATTTTATATTACAACACCAATTTATTATCCAAGCGGGAGATTTCATATCGGGACAGCCTATACAACTGTGGCTTCTGACGCAATGGCTCGCTATAAACGTGCCCGTGGATTTGACGTGCGTTTCTTAACGGGAATGGATGAACACGGACAAAAAATACAAGAAAAAGCAATGGAAGCGGGGAAAGATCCACAACTTTATGTAGATGAAATTGCTGATGCCGCTAAAAAATTATGGGAAATGATGGATATTACAAATGATGATTTTATCCGTACGACAGAAAAGCGTCATGAAGAAATTGTAGAGAAAATCTTTTCGATATTCATGGAAAATGGTGATATCTATAAAGGAAACTATGAGGGACTTTATTGTACACCATGTGAGGCCTACTTTACACCGACACAACTTGTAGATGGAAAGTGTCCAGACTGTGGACGTGAGGTGAAAGTTGTTAAGGAGGAATCATATTTCTTTAATATGCAAAAATATGCTCCTCGTTTAATGGAATATTACAATGAAAATCCAGACTTTATCTTACCAGAATCGCGTAAAAATGAAATGGTTAATAACTTTATTAAACCGGGATTACAAGATTTATCGGTATCACGTACTACATTTGATTGGGGGGTAAAAGTTCCAGGCGATCCAAAGCATGTAATATATGTTTGGGTGGATGCCCTATCAAACTATATTACTTCTCTGGGTTATGGTTCGGATAATGAAGAATTATTTAATAAATATTGGCCAGCCGATGTTCACGTAGTAGGTAAAGATATTGTTCGCTTCCATACAATTTATTGGCCTATCTTTTTAATGGCGTTAGGACTGCCATTACCGAAAAAAATCTTTGCTCATGGATTTATTATGATGAAAGACGGAAAAATGTCTAAATCAAAGGGTAATGTCGTTTATCCAGAAATGTTAATTGAACGATACGGTTTAGATGCTGTGCGTTATTTCTTATTACGTGAACTACCATTTGGTCAGGATGGTGTATTTTCACCAGAATCTTTTGTTGAGCGTGTTAACTTTGACTTAGCGAACGACTTAGGAAATTTATTAAATCGTACTGTTTCGATGATAAACAAGTATTTTGACGGGGTTATTCCAACGTACAAGGGACAAGTTGCTGAGTTTGATCAGACATTGGAAGAGTTCGTTAATACTACAGTAACAAAGGTAGAAGAAAATTTTGAGGAAATGCAATTTAGTGCGGTATTATCTGATATCTGGTCATTAGTAGCACGTACAAATAAATATATAGATGAAACTGCCCCGTGGGTATTAGCAAAGGAAGAGGCTAATACTGATAAATTAGCTTCTGTGATGCTTCATTTAGTGGAAAGTTTACGCCAGATTGCTATTATGATTGAACCATTTATGCCGCGTACAACTCCACAAATTTTTGCACAATTAGGAATTCATCAACAAGACGTTATGAATTGGAATAGTTTAAAGCAGTTTAATAAATTGTCAGAGGGAACAAAAGTTGTTTCTAAAGGGACACCGATTTTCCCACGTTTGGAGGTAGAAGTAGAAGTGGAATATATTAAAGAACAGATGTCAAAATCAGTTGCGACGAATACTGAAAAAGCAGCAGAGACAAAAAATGAACAACCTAAAGAAGAAAAGGCGCTAATTGGTATTGAAGATTTTACAAAAGTTGAGATTAAAATCGGACAAATTAAAGAATGTAAACAACATCCTAAAGCTGATCGTCTATTAGTTTCACAAATCGATTTAGGAACAGAGGTTCGTCAAATCGTTTCGGGAATTGCTGAACACTATAAACCGGAACAATTAGTAGGTCGTAAGGTATTGGTTGTAACAAA